The following are from one region of the Cloacibacterium sp. TD35 genome:
- the pth gene encoding aminoacyl-tRNA hydrolase has protein sequence MKYLIVGLGNKGEEYAETRHNIGFKVAEKIAQTLEAPFKSANFGWVSEGKYKGRKVFVLKPDTYMNLSGNAVRFWMQKENIPLENVLVITDDLALPFGTLRLRKKGSDAGHNGLKNIQEVLQTQDYARLRFGISADFSEGKQVDYVLGKWNEEELKTLQDRIDIFAKACLSFVFAGMNNTMNTFNGK, from the coding sequence GTGAAATACTTAATCGTAGGTTTAGGAAACAAAGGCGAAGAATACGCAGAAACGCGTCATAATATTGGTTTTAAAGTAGCCGAAAAAATTGCACAAACTTTAGAAGCTCCTTTTAAATCGGCCAATTTTGGTTGGGTTTCTGAAGGAAAATACAAAGGCAGAAAAGTTTTTGTACTCAAGCCAGATACCTACATGAATCTTTCTGGGAATGCCGTAAGATTTTGGATGCAAAAAGAAAATATTCCTTTAGAAAATGTATTGGTGATTACGGATGATTTGGCGCTTCCTTTTGGAACGTTGAGGTTGAGAAAAAAAGGTTCTGATGCTGGTCATAACGGGTTAAAAAACATTCAAGAAGTTTTACAAACTCAAGATTACGCAAGATTGCGTTTCGGTATTTCTGCAGATTTTTCTGAAGGAAAACAAGTAGATTATGTTCTTGGTAAATGGAATGAAGAAGAACTCAAAACTTTACAAGATAGAATAGATATTTTTGCAAAAGCGTGTCTATCATTCGTTTTCGCAGGAATGAATAATACAATGAATACTTTTAATGGAAAGTAG
- a CDS encoding phosphatase PAP2 family protein: MKNISKIWLSVLFYFCGIELVVLFTQPSLFLDLNFFGVRFLFLIIFLAFFILKNKISSHIFFLVEGVTIYALMTFLYKETAILNTLIFPKIDNFLSYLDQKTFGFQPSLIFSETFDSWFFSELFYFGYFSYYLLPLAAFLIIFLKIPEKIEEFSFVLITSFLLYYFTFILIPAEGPQFYFPFPENTLEAKGFFGNMVKLIQKNGEVPTAAFPSSHVGISWIVIFWLYQNFKKSVKYFIPFVVLLMFSTVYIKAHYFVDVIAGFISAPIVFFLTFKFYKFLNHTLDVRFN, encoded by the coding sequence GTGAAAAACATTTCTAAAATATGGCTATCCGTTCTTTTCTATTTCTGCGGAATAGAATTAGTGGTACTTTTTACACAGCCTAGCCTTTTTCTAGACCTCAATTTTTTTGGAGTTCGGTTTTTATTTTTAATCATATTCTTGGCATTTTTCATTTTGAAAAATAAAATTTCTTCCCATATTTTTTTCTTAGTAGAAGGAGTTACAATTTATGCTTTGATGACTTTTTTATACAAAGAAACTGCGATTTTAAATACTTTAATTTTTCCAAAAATTGATAATTTTTTATCATATTTAGACCAAAAAACATTTGGCTTTCAGCCTTCATTAATATTTTCTGAAACTTTTGACTCTTGGTTTTTCAGCGAATTATTTTACTTTGGATATTTTTCTTACTACCTATTACCACTAGCTGCATTTTTAATTATTTTTCTGAAAATTCCAGAAAAAATTGAAGAGTTTAGTTTTGTTTTAATCACTTCATTTTTACTGTATTATTTCACTTTTATATTGATTCCAGCAGAAGGTCCGCAGTTTTATTTTCCGTTTCCAGAAAACACACTTGAAGCCAAAGGATTCTTTGGAAATATGGTCAAACTCATACAGAAAAACGGTGAAGTTCCCACCGCAGCTTTCCCCAGTTCACATGTAGGAATTTCTTGGATAGTTATTTTTTGGCTTTATCAAAATTTCAAGAAATCAGTAAAATATTTCATTCCATTTGTTGTCCTATTGATGTTTTCTACGGTTTACATTAAGGCTCATTATTTTGTAGATGTAATTGCTGGATTTATTTCTGCGCCGATTGTATTTTTTCTTACCTTTAAATTCTACAAATTTTTAAACCATACATTGGATGTCCGTTTCAATTAA
- a CDS encoding carbonic anhydrase — protein sequence MKAHTSETQATINPEKALQFLKEGNQRFVNNLKVNRNLLEQVNDTREGQWPFATVLSCIDSRTSAELIFDQGLGDIFSIRIAGNFANQDILGSMEFACNVAGSKLVVVLGHTKCGALKGGLDAPIIENMGMDNLNHLIYHFESCIHEIIKEGEERSSKNEDLLDRLTLCNIQKTIEDIRHQSSTLRNLEKEGKIKIVGANYDVETGVVTWL from the coding sequence ATGAAAGCACATACTTCAGAAACTCAAGCAACCATTAATCCAGAAAAAGCACTTCAATTTTTAAAAGAAGGAAACCAAAGATTTGTAAACAATCTTAAAGTAAACAGAAACCTTCTAGAGCAAGTAAACGATACTAGAGAAGGCCAATGGCCCTTTGCTACCGTTTTAAGCTGTATCGACAGTAGAACTTCTGCAGAACTCATTTTCGATCAAGGTTTAGGAGATATTTTCAGTATCAGAATTGCAGGAAATTTCGCCAATCAAGATATTTTAGGCTCTATGGAATTTGCTTGTAATGTGGCAGGTTCTAAATTGGTAGTCGTTTTAGGACACACCAAATGTGGCGCTCTAAAAGGTGGACTAGATGCTCCAATAATTGAAAATATGGGAATGGACAATCTTAATCACCTCATCTATCATTTCGAATCTTGTATCCACGAAATCATTAAAGAAGGTGAAGAACGCTCTTCTAAAAATGAAGATTTATTAGACCGTTTGACGCTTTGTAACATCCAAAAAACCATAGAAGACATTCGTCATCAAAGTTCTACTTTAAGAAATTTAGAGAAAGAAGGAAAAATAAAAATTGTAGGTGCCAACTACGATGTGGAAACCGGAGTTGTAACATGGCTCTAG
- a CDS encoding SulP family inorganic anion transporter, with the protein MKKTNTLFGGIKENIPSGIVVFLVALPLCLGIALASGAPPLSGILAGIVGGIVIGFISNSHISVSGPAAGLAAIVLGAITDLGSFELFLTAGLIAGFIQLALGFLRAGSISNYFPNNVIEGMLAGIGVIIILKQIPHALGYDKDFEGNQQIFDGFNLGEYFTNLFNAITPGAFLVTIISLAILITWKKVNFLKKIKLLPGALVAVIVGILFNEVFRGSALEISREHLVTLPVPQSVEDFKNLITFPDFSGFLNPQVWIIGATIAVVASIETLLCIEAADRMDVHKRITDTNLELKAQGIGNLVSSFIGGLPMTSVVVRTSANANAGATSKISAIVHGILLLVSVLSIPFLLNKIPLATLAAVLLMVGYKLASPAKLSHFWSKGKYQFIPFIATIIAVVALDLLKGVGIGLAISILFLLLGNMKRAYYLSREELESADEITIDLAEEVSFLNKAAIKKTLKNIKPNSRVIINAKKTSYVSDDIIDLISDFANVRAREEDIEVVLEGFKTSYKEYENDQHSHITISHRRVI; encoded by the coding sequence ATGAAAAAAACAAACACTTTATTCGGCGGAATAAAAGAAAATATTCCTTCGGGAATTGTAGTATTTCTCGTAGCATTACCACTCTGTTTAGGTATTGCATTAGCATCTGGTGCACCACCACTTTCTGGAATTTTAGCAGGAATTGTGGGTGGTATCGTGATAGGATTCATCAGTAATTCACACATTTCTGTTTCTGGACCAGCTGCAGGTTTAGCAGCCATCGTATTAGGAGCAATAACCGATTTAGGAAGCTTCGAATTATTTTTAACTGCAGGTTTAATTGCAGGTTTTATACAATTAGCACTTGGTTTTCTAAGAGCAGGAAGTATTTCTAACTATTTCCCCAATAACGTTATCGAAGGAATGTTAGCCGGAATTGGTGTTATTATCATTTTAAAACAAATTCCACACGCTTTAGGATACGACAAAGATTTTGAAGGCAATCAACAAATTTTTGATGGTTTTAACTTGGGAGAATATTTCACCAACCTTTTTAATGCCATTACACCTGGAGCCTTTTTGGTAACGATTATTTCATTGGCTATTCTTATTACATGGAAAAAAGTAAACTTTCTCAAAAAAATAAAACTTTTACCAGGAGCTTTAGTAGCGGTAATTGTTGGGATTTTGTTCAATGAAGTTTTCAGAGGAAGCGCGCTAGAAATTTCTAGAGAACATTTGGTTACACTTCCGGTTCCGCAATCGGTAGAAGATTTTAAAAACTTAATCACTTTTCCTGATTTCTCAGGATTTCTGAATCCGCAAGTTTGGATTATTGGTGCAACTATCGCAGTAGTAGCTTCCATAGAAACATTATTATGTATAGAAGCTGCAGATAGAATGGACGTACACAAAAGAATAACAGATACTAACTTAGAATTGAAAGCACAAGGTATTGGCAACTTAGTTTCTTCTTTTATTGGAGGTTTACCTATGACTTCGGTGGTAGTAAGAACTTCTGCAAATGCTAATGCTGGTGCAACAAGTAAAATTTCGGCTATTGTTCATGGTATTTTATTGTTAGTATCTGTTTTATCTATTCCATTTTTATTGAACAAAATTCCTTTGGCGACTTTAGCAGCAGTTTTATTAATGGTAGGTTATAAATTAGCAAGTCCTGCAAAACTTAGCCATTTCTGGAGCAAAGGAAAATATCAATTTATCCCTTTCATCGCTACTATTATTGCGGTGGTGGCATTAGATTTATTAAAAGGGGTAGGAATTGGTTTAGCCATCAGTATTCTTTTCTTGTTGCTCGGAAATATGAAACGGGCCTATTATTTAAGTAGAGAAGAATTAGAAAGCGCTGATGAAATAACCATTGATTTGGCAGAAGAAGTTTCTTTCTTAAACAAAGCAGCCATCAAAAAAACGCTTAAAAATATTAAACCCAACTCTAGAGTGATTATTAATGCTAAAAAAACTTCTTATGTCTCTGATGATATTATCGACTTAATCTCTGATTTTGCTAATGTAAGAGCCAGAGAAGAAGATATAGAAGTAGTTTTAGAAGGTTTCAAAACTTCTTACAAAGAATATGAAAACGACCAACATTCACATATTACTATTTCACACAGAAGGGTTATTTAA
- a CDS encoding carbonic anhydrase — MGKSYETIFENNRKWVEEKLGQDADFFKKLAEGQSPEYLYIGCSDSRATAEELMGMKPGEVFVHRNIANLVNTLDMSSTAVIQYAVQHLKVKHIIVCGHYGCGGVKAAMTPQDFGLMNPWLRTIRDVYRLHQEELDAIKDEQLRYDRLIELNVQEQCINVIKMACVQERYILDQYPIVHGWVFDLKTGKLIDLNIDFEEILKNIQKVYDLTNSDWVMSRKNNKNF, encoded by the coding sequence ATGGGTAAAAGCTACGAAACTATTTTCGAAAATAATAGAAAATGGGTTGAAGAAAAACTCGGTCAAGATGCTGATTTTTTTAAAAAATTAGCAGAAGGTCAAAGTCCAGAATATCTTTACATAGGTTGCAGCGACAGTCGTGCAACCGCAGAAGAATTAATGGGCATGAAACCCGGCGAAGTTTTTGTGCATAGAAATATTGCCAATTTAGTGAATACCCTTGATATGAGTTCTACTGCTGTCATTCAATATGCAGTACAACATTTAAAGGTAAAACACATTATTGTTTGTGGCCATTATGGTTGCGGTGGTGTAAAAGCAGCGATGACGCCTCAAGATTTTGGATTAATGAATCCTTGGCTAAGAACCATCAGAGATGTTTACAGATTGCACCAAGAAGAATTAGACGCGATAAAAGACGAGCAATTACGCTATGATAGATTGATTGAACTGAATGTTCAAGAGCAATGCATCAACGTTATTAAAATGGCTTGCGTACAAGAAAGATATATTTTAGACCAATATCCTATAGTTCACGGTTGGGTTTTCGACCTCAAAACAGGGAAATTAATTGACTTAAATATAGATTTCGAAGAAATATTGAAAAATATTCAAAAAGTTTATGACCTAACCAATTCTGATTGGGTGATGAGCAGAAAAAATAATAAAAACTTCTAA
- the mfd gene encoding transcription-repair coupling factor, with translation MLKNISQTLIPDFLRKNFGKEIFENFDQSQHISVKGFAGSVPSILVAELFLTQKRDVLFIIEDKESSNYITSELEEMIGEENVLYFPETHLEPYQVEKTQNANIVLRTEVLNSLNFDKKKKIIVATASSLSEKVLKKEDFKAISHTIKVGDQLDFDFTEELLNQFNFNYTDFVSEPGEFSVRGGILDVFSYAYEKPFRITFFGNEVESIKEFDIETQLSTGKVNEFELVSNMNFAVSGSKVSLLDLLPKDSFIVTKNAYLTIKKLKDFYEKAEQKFETLSKEIKHQKPEILFVSDDVFLRDLEKFKVIDFTSQQLNDFTTLQLNQTAQPTFHKNFELLAEDLKEKKEEGYETWISFSGEKQKERLENIFEELNHDLPFKSFKSELHEGFVDYELKVSVYTDHQIFDRYQRYKAKNSFAKSEQLTLKDLMSLKVGDYITHIDHGIGKFMGLVKVTNDGKTQECFKLTYKNNDLLYVSIHSLHKISKYNGPDGREIVLNKLGSPTWKTLKQKTKAKVKQIAFDLIKLYAQRKTAKGFSFSPDSYLQNELEASFIYEDTPDQEKATQDVKNDMENDGVMDRLICGDVGFGKTEVAIRAAFKAATDGKQVAVLVPTTILAFQHYRSFKERLKDFPVSISYLNRFRSTKQKNETKEGLKNGKIDIVIGTHQLVGKDIEFKDLGLLIIDEEHKFGVNVKDKLKTLKANIDTLTLTATPIPRTLQFSLMAARDLSVIKTPPQNRQPVDTQIIGFYEEILRDAISYEIQRDGQVYFINNRIENLKDIAGLIQRLVPDARVITGHGQMDGKELEARILDFMEGKYDVLVSTTIVESGVDVPNANTIFINDAQKFGMADLHQMRGRVGRSNRKAFCYLITPPFDMMTSDARKRLEAIEQFSDLGSGFQIAMKDLEIRGAGDLLGAEQSGFINEMGFEMYQKLMQEALEELQNEDDFQDLFENEEDRKKLFKSQKEVNIDTDFELMLPDSYVNSTEERLSLYQKLAEIPTKEELQKFENELVDRFGNLPKEAINLLKSVELKWLAAEIGFDKIVMKNGIFLGYFPDNPQDKFYQSEKFRNIIAYLSQNPREAQLKEKSGKEGNQLMMRKDGVKNVDEVNVLLNRILSH, from the coding sequence TCTTACGCAGAAAAGAGATGTTCTTTTTATCATTGAAGATAAAGAATCTTCAAATTATATCACCTCAGAATTAGAGGAAATGATAGGCGAAGAAAACGTTTTGTATTTCCCTGAAACGCATTTAGAACCTTATCAAGTTGAGAAAACCCAAAATGCAAACATCGTTTTACGAACTGAAGTGCTCAATAGTTTAAATTTTGATAAAAAGAAAAAAATTATCGTTGCAACCGCTTCTTCGCTTTCAGAAAAAGTGTTGAAAAAGGAAGATTTCAAAGCGATTTCTCACACGATAAAAGTTGGCGACCAACTGGATTTTGATTTTACGGAAGAATTATTGAATCAGTTCAATTTTAATTATACAGATTTCGTTTCGGAACCTGGAGAATTTTCGGTTCGTGGCGGAATTTTAGACGTTTTTTCTTATGCTTACGAAAAGCCTTTCAGAATTACTTTTTTCGGAAATGAAGTAGAAAGCATTAAGGAATTTGACATCGAAACTCAACTTTCCACAGGAAAAGTTAATGAATTTGAATTGGTTTCTAATATGAATTTTGCAGTTTCAGGAAGCAAGGTTTCTCTATTGGATTTATTGCCAAAAGATAGTTTCATTGTCACTAAAAACGCTTACTTAACGATAAAAAAACTCAAAGATTTCTACGAAAAAGCAGAGCAGAAATTTGAAACGCTAAGCAAAGAAATCAAGCATCAAAAACCAGAAATTCTTTTCGTTTCTGATGATGTTTTTCTAAGAGATTTAGAAAAATTTAAAGTCATCGATTTTACATCTCAACAACTTAACGATTTTACGACTTTACAACTCAATCAAACCGCACAACCTACCTTCCATAAAAATTTCGAACTTCTTGCCGAAGATTTAAAAGAAAAAAAAGAAGAAGGTTATGAAACATGGATTTCTTTTTCAGGGGAAAAACAAAAGGAAAGGTTAGAAAATATTTTTGAGGAACTGAATCACGATTTACCGTTTAAATCTTTCAAATCTGAGCTTCATGAAGGCTTTGTAGATTATGAACTGAAAGTTTCGGTGTATACAGATCATCAGATTTTTGACCGTTATCAAAGATATAAAGCCAAAAATTCTTTTGCCAAATCTGAGCAATTAACCCTAAAAGATTTAATGTCTTTGAAAGTGGGAGATTACATTACGCACATTGACCACGGAATCGGGAAATTTATGGGATTGGTGAAAGTTACCAATGACGGAAAAACACAAGAATGTTTCAAATTGACGTATAAAAACAACGATTTGCTCTACGTTTCTATCCATTCGCTTCATAAAATTTCAAAATATAACGGACCAGATGGTAGAGAAATCGTTCTCAATAAACTTGGTTCTCCAACTTGGAAAACTTTAAAGCAAAAAACCAAGGCAAAAGTTAAGCAAATTGCATTTGATCTCATCAAATTATATGCACAAAGAAAGACAGCAAAAGGTTTTTCGTTCTCGCCAGATTCTTATTTGCAGAATGAATTAGAAGCAAGTTTCATCTACGAAGACACTCCAGATCAGGAAAAAGCTACGCAAGATGTAAAGAATGACATGGAAAATGATGGCGTAATGGACAGATTGATTTGTGGAGATGTAGGTTTCGGAAAAACGGAAGTGGCAATTCGTGCGGCGTTCAAAGCGGCAACCGATGGAAAGCAAGTCGCGGTTTTAGTTCCTACCACCATTTTGGCGTTTCAGCATTACAGAAGTTTCAAAGAAAGGTTGAAAGATTTTCCTGTAAGTATTTCTTATTTGAACCGCTTCCGTTCTACAAAACAAAAAAATGAAACCAAAGAAGGTCTCAAAAATGGTAAAATTGATATCGTCATCGGAACGCATCAATTGGTTGGCAAAGATATAGAATTCAAAGATTTAGGGTTATTGATTATTGACGAGGAACATAAATTCGGGGTAAATGTAAAAGATAAACTCAAAACGCTAAAAGCCAATATTGATACCTTGACTTTAACGGCAACACCCATTCCGAGAACTTTGCAATTTTCTTTGATGGCGGCAAGAGATTTATCGGTGATTAAAACGCCACCACAAAATCGACAACCAGTTGATACACAGATTATTGGATTTTATGAAGAAATTCTTCGTGATGCGATTTCTTACGAAATTCAAAGAGACGGACAGGTTTATTTCATCAATAATAGAATTGAAAATCTGAAAGATATTGCAGGTTTAATTCAGCGTTTGGTTCCAGATGCGAGAGTCATTACAGGTCACGGGCAAATGGACGGAAAAGAATTGGAAGCCAGAATTCTCGATTTTATGGAAGGGAAATATGATGTTTTGGTTTCTACCACGATTGTAGAATCTGGAGTTGACGTTCCGAATGCGAACACGATTTTTATAAATGATGCGCAGAAATTTGGGATGGCAGATTTGCACCAAATGCGTGGAAGAGTGGGGCGAAGCAACCGAAAAGCGTTTTGTTATCTGATTACGCCACCCTTTGATATGATGACTTCGGATGCTAGAAAACGTTTGGAAGCAATTGAACAATTCTCTGATTTGGGAAGTGGTTTTCAAATTGCGATGAAAGATTTAGAAATCAGAGGAGCTGGAGATTTATTGGGAGCCGAACAAAGTGGTTTTATTAATGAAATGGGCTTTGAAATGTATCAAAAATTGATGCAAGAAGCCTTGGAAGAATTGCAAAACGAAGATGATTTCCAAGATTTATTTGAGAATGAAGAAGACCGTAAAAAATTATTCAAATCTCAGAAAGAAGTCAACATTGATACAGATTTTGAGTTGATGTTGCCAGATTCTTATGTGAATTCTACGGAAGAAAGATTGTCATTATACCAAAAATTGGCAGAAATCCCAACCAAAGAAGAATTGCAAAAATTTGAAAATGAATTGGTAGATAGATTCGGAAATCTTCCGAAAGAAGCGATTAATTTATTGAAATCGGTAGAATTAAAATGGCTTGCTGCGGAAATTGGTTTTGATAAAATCGTCATGAAAAACGGAATTTTCTTAGGTTATTTCCCAGATAATCCTCAAGATAAATTCTACCAAAGCGAAAAATTCAGAAATATTATCGCTTACCTTTCTCAAAATCCACGAGAAGCACAACTCAAGGAAAAATCAGGCAAAGAAGGCAATCAGCTCATGATGAGAAAAGATGGTGTGAAAAATGTAGATGAGGTGAATGTTCTTTTAAATAGAATTTTGTCACATTAA